TGGATAAccaaacaataaatatataaataggaTTGCTAAACTACGATTGCCATTGCAAACATAAGAAATCACAGACAATTTATTCTCATACATACACAGAACGTTGCATAAAGTTATTGACACCATTAAATCATATTGTGCAAAATTATGGCTGCCTCCAGTTTTCACAGTTCCAAAAAGGGCTCGTACAGTTTCAAATGTCCACTGCAATGGGCATATAGTTCTTCATTGCCTTGTTCCATAGTGCATAATGTAGATCATAAGAATGTCCCCGTGTTTATTGGCATTTTCACAGTCCTGATTAAAAAAGGGAAAGGGAAAGCCAATATTATGATATTAGTTAGACAAGGTGATAAGGCCTAAGATATTATCCTGTCTAAGATATTAGATAAGTGCATTTTTGTGACACGCAGAATGTTTGCCTCATTACCTCAAATTACACGCACAAACAAAAGTactaaaaagacaaatttatcttatgtttttgttgttctgcaaTAGCCGAGGCTGTAAGATTAAACTGATGAATGATAATACAATTCACTTTAGCGGAGGACTGCACAtcacaaatgtttacttttaTCAAAGATGCTTTACTAGAGAGTATGTGTAATGGCATTACTCTGTATCTATGCAGTCTGCGGGTGATGGATAGTATGTAATCCTAGGTGATGGGATttcttgctttttatttttagaaaagcacaattgtaaccaaacacaacGGTCTACATGCATGTCTATCTGTTCGTCATTTCTTGTCATGTGAGAGTGATATCAACACGTGTGAGGTTGAATCATGTTTTTGTGAAGGAAATTTGtaatgtgtgtactgtatgtactcaTGCTTACCTGCCTCACCTCTTCATCACAGGTCTGAATGCTGTGGTCTTGGCATCCTGGAGTGCTGGACATGTGTCATTGAGCACAGTGTGTTCTGTCTCTGTTTTTCCTGTACTGGAGAACCCTGCAGTAAACATACACGCAAGGCACAGGTAATTGTCAATAAACGGACCGTATGACATTAAACTACAGATTTATCAGTGTatcttttaaatatatatgaTTGTCATTATTAAGGTTTGAAAGATAGAATGTTATTTTTCAGAATaactatatcttttctactatTCTATAATGAAACTTTCTGTACCTTCCATTGAGTATTGGCACGATTCGGGCAGTACAGGGTAGGTTGAAGAGTGTATCTGGAGGTTCTTGTAGCTCCCACTACTGTATGCTTTATGTATCCCCTGCAGTCCTTCCTGGTAAAGGCTTTCAGTATTGCTCAGGTTGATAGGGTCCTGAAGGCCCTTCAGCTCCCCACACTGCCCTCCTCCGACTGTGGGTATCCTGGCTGCCTGCATCTGACAGTCCCCAGACCCAGTCCGTACATCTCCTCCATGGTGTGCACCTAATACAACCCCTGCAGCAGCTGTACGTGCTAGCGACCAGATCCGAGGCTTCTCCGATGTCTCAAAGTGAGAGAGTGCCACAGTGCTTACGGAAGTGGACTGAGGTGAGGGCTGCTGCTGTGGTTTGGAGCCCAGGGGATCCAGGTAGTCTGGGTTCAAAGCGCCCAAACTCTTCAGACCGCAGGGAAAAGATGAAAAGTTCAGGTTAGGGTTACAGTCTCTCTTTGGCGGGGAGGAAGCCGGGACGTCATCCTGACCCGATTTCTCACAGTCACTGTCCAGCTTGTCACATTCCTCGTCCTCAATGTCATCCAGGTCACTGAACTGCAGGTCCCGCTCATCCTTGCTATCTTTGGAGTCTATGCAAGAGCAGTAAGAGTCATTGGAATtcacaatgttgtttttaaacaaaagtaaaaaacttagatgacaatgttttatttagagaatgtttatttaatcacaGCTAAGAAGCGAGTACCTTTGGTTATGCTGTCTGGATCAGT
This region of Triplophysa rosa linkage group LG1, Trosa_1v2, whole genome shotgun sequence genomic DNA includes:
- the irx6a gene encoding iroquois-class homeodomain protein IRX-6a isoform X2, translating into MVTKKQLCLSRSLDILTMQLLRSVTEGPNASQSASSFCCPSYENRLLASTRTELNAALGVYGSPYAAAAAAAAGQNYANYFPYSADPSAIYSSLNPQYEIKEGSGSLHSTITQPAAYYPYDHSLGQYQYDRYGTVDFNVSARRKNATRETTSTLKTWLYEHRKNPYPTKGEKIMLAIITKMTLTQVSTWFANARRRLKKENKMTWSPKNKAGDDRKEDLIETDPDSITKDSKDSKDERDLQFSDLDDIEDEECDKLDSDCEKSGQDDVPASSPPKRDCNPNLNFSSFPCGLKSLGALNPDYLDPLGSKPQQQPSPQSTSVSTVALSHFETSEKPRIWSLARTAAAGVVLGAHHGGDVRTGSGDCQMQAARIPTVGGGQCGELKGLQDPINLSNTESLYQEGLQGIHKAYSSGSYKNLQIHSSTYPVLPESCQYSMEGFSSTGKTETEHTVLNDTCPALQDAKTTAFRPVMKR
- the irx6a gene encoding iroquois-class homeodomain protein IRX-6a isoform X1, which gives rise to MSFSQFGYPYNATSQFFVSANTSTTCCDSISRSVTEGPNASQSASSFCCPSYENRLLASTRTELNAALGVYGSPYAAAAAAAAGQNYANYFPYSADPSAIYSSLNPQYEIKEGSGSLHSTITQPAAYYPYDHSLGQYQYDRYGTVDFNVSARRKNATRETTSTLKTWLYEHRKNPYPTKGEKIMLAIITKMTLTQVSTWFANARRRLKKENKMTWSPKNKAGDDRKEDLIETDPDSITKDSKDSKDERDLQFSDLDDIEDEECDKLDSDCEKSGQDDVPASSPPKRDCNPNLNFSSFPCGLKSLGALNPDYLDPLGSKPQQQPSPQSTSVSTVALSHFETSEKPRIWSLARTAAAGVVLGAHHGGDVRTGSGDCQMQAARIPTVGGGQCGELKGLQDPINLSNTESLYQEGLQGIHKAYSSGSYKNLQIHSSTYPVLPESCQYSMEGFSSTGKTETEHTVLNDTCPALQDAKTTAFRPVMKR